In Vicia villosa cultivar HV-30 ecotype Madison, WI unplaced genomic scaffold, Vvil1.0 ctg.001227F_1_1, whole genome shotgun sequence, the sequence tcttataatttattacatttaactaaatcattcatattatgtttttattctctagtactttgacgaatttcgtgctgcttcttacacgaaacttaagttgaaagaaatcaaagaggaattgtgtcaattttatattcatcagctattcatgtagtaggatttgtgtcgatttgaagagaatattatagtactctaggatatatggttactaactttgttcatattgttgccaattaatatttcaagtataatattgttgatgttagagatttagtttgattgacataatgatgtatatatatataattttggatattataatggtattatattagtatatatatagtcctacctatggttgaaaatatatcgtcgaaaatatattacaggtcgaaaatattacaggttgaaaatatattacaggtcgaaaatattactggtcgatctgggaggctgaaattataggctgcactttaaaatatctcatttagcaacgacaacgcttttaaaaagcgctcttaaaggtccacatacgaaagcgctttgttacaaaaagggctgccaaagattaaaaaaagaaagaaaaaaaaaacgcaacctaccaaagcgcttttggaaaagcgctctagtaagGGGGGCTACTAGAGCACTTTTTccagcaaaagcgctcttatagggggtctaccagagcgctttttccagaaaaaacgctcttataggggggtctaccagagcgctttctgtaaaaagcgctcttataggggggtctaccagagcgcttttaaaagcgctttcgcaacctacgccagcgctggctttggcagcgctttaaagcgctgttaaaggccaaaaaaaacGCTTTTGTTtgtcttccgtgttgtagtgatttGATATCATGTGAGACACTCGTCTGATCTCAATCAAAcgacttttttttttgtgtaattaGAATCCGACGATCCAACTTTGCAGGAGTAAATGACTGAATTTAGACAATCTATTTGCATaatttgtgtaattatattaaaacttatgttaattttattttgctAGGAAATGTATTCATTTTTAGTGACTGCAAACTAGTGTATATgatttaagaataaaaaaataaaatcgttGTGATACAGATAtttgatttcttgattttatGATTAATACTTTTAGAACACTAATTAATAATATTACTCGCTTTTTTTGCTATTCTGAAATCAATTtcggtttgttttgattttttgtatTGAAGGTTGGAACAACTGTTGTTACCCGAAGTGACGGAAGATTAGCACTGGGTAGACTAGGAGCtctatgtgtgtgtatatatatatatatatatatatatatatatatatatatatatatatatatatatatatatatatatatatatatatatatatggaataattttttttctccacatttaattacttattatttttaaccattagattgaaaataattaatagtCAAGatatggagtaagttataataacttactcttggagtaaatataatcttcatatatatatatatatatatatatatatatatatatggcatatcatctgagaatgtcatatttatgtgagaatgaatctgaaccgttggattttaaaaaaaaaacggagattatgggtgaatcttttttttctctctcctacattttgaaataaatgatgtaggagagagaaaaaaaagattcacccataatctccaccatttattttaaaatccaacggttcagattcattctcatataaatatgtcattctcatatgatatgtcatatatatatatatatatatatatatatatatatatatatatatatatatatatatatatatatatatatatatatatatatatatttatatatatatatatatatatatatatatatatatatatatatatatatatatatatatatatatatatatatatatatatatatatatatatatatatatatatttgtatgatTGTACCTATGTATCTAAGTTCATAAGTTGCAAATAATTTCAGTGTGAGAACAAGAGAGTAATCGAAAGAGGTTATCTAGACTTATTTCATGACATAAGCAGTTAATTGAACTTCCTATGATACCTtactattaaattttttattaaatcgtTTATCAATGACGAAGAGGAAATGGAAGGATAAATAACTCCATTTTTGTTCTATGAAATGGTTACTTGTCGGGTACCTGTGTGTAAGTTTTCTTTTAGGGTTAATAGAcatttgccccctgccatataggcgagatttggTTTACcccctattaatatttttttttgattgcccccttgaaatatgaaaagctctatgatttacccccctaggacccccctgtaaacttgttttttttatttaccccCCTGATTTTTCACTGTTTTTAACACTCTTAGGGGGTACCCTAAAAATACAGGGgataatcaaaaaaaaaaaattaatagggggtatgttggataaatttaaatgcaGTCTTGGAAAGCCAAAAGACAGATTCTCTAGGGAAGACAAACTTTCATAGGAAATAGTTAATCATTAAATGTTATGTCTATTTATGTTTCCCTGGTCTCTATATAAAGACCCTCTCTTTGTAACCTATTTTAAAACTTTGCAACAAATCCTTGGAAGTCAATATATATCAGAAGAGAGTAGTTTGATCTGTTACCttcaaattggtatcagagcgcatgGCAAACATGATGAACCAGATGCCATTGCCGCAACTGTCAAAATCAAACTATGAGAACTGGAGCATCCAGATGAAGGCACTGCTTGGATCGTTAGATGtgtgggaggttgtagaagaaggGTTTGAAGAACCAGAAACCACGACGGGAAATACAGCAGCCCAGAACATGGCGTTGAAAGAGACTCGGTCGAAAGACAAAGCGGCATTATACATGTTGTTTAGAGCAGTAGACGAATCTggttttgagaagattgctggttCAACTACTTCGAAGCAAGCGTGGGATACACTAGAGACGGCGTTCAGAGGACCAAATAGAGTCAAGCAAGTTCGTTTGCAAACTCTTCGAGGAGAATTAGAAAGGATGAAGATAAAGGAGACGGAGCCCGTGTCGGACTACATCACACGTGTGCAAACAGTTGTAAATCAACTGAAACGAAATGGAGAAGCAATGACCGATGCTCGAGTTGTCGAAAAGATTTTAAGATCTTTGACTGAAAAATTCGAAAATATAGTATGTGCAATAGAGGAGTCGAAGGACCTTGCGACAATCACTGTCGAAGAAGTAGCTGGTTCACTTGAGGCACACGAACAACGCAAAATACAAAAGAAGGAGGAGACACTTGATAATGCAGAACAGACAAAGGAATCCACTAGAGATGAAAGGGCACTTTTATCTCAAAACTGGCGTGGTCGAGGACGTGGTCATAGAGGTCGAGATGGTGGTCGAAGCTATCATAACAACAATTTCGAAAGAGGACAGGCAAGTCAACAAAATTGGCGTGGTCGAGGACGTGGTCATAGAGGTGGCAGGTTGAACTCCAACATCGAATGCTACAAATGCAATAAACATGGACATTTTGCGAAGGATTGCAACTCATACAgttgctacaattgtggaaaaGGGGGACACCTTGCAAAAGACTGTCGATTCAGGAGGAGAGTCGAAGAGACAACAAATTTCGCACTAGAAACAGAATCAAACGAAGGATTCCTATTAATGACCCAAAAGGAGACAAACACAGAAGATGACACTATATGGTACCTTGACTCAGGAGCAAGTAATCATATGTGTGGTCACAAACATCtattcaaagaaataaagaaaattgaagaTGGTCATGTATCTTTTGGAGATGCGTCGAAGGTAAAGGTCGAAGGCAAAGGAACAATTTGTTATTTGCAGAAAGACAACGTACCTGGAAAAATACAAGATGTTTATTATGTACCAGATCTAAAAGCAAATATTCTAAGTCTGGGGCAACTTACGGAGAAGGGATATTCGATATTCATGAAGGATCGAATACTGCATTTGAAGGATAAATCAGGGCACCAAATTGCTCAAGTTGAGATGGGAAGGAATCGAATGTACAAGCTAAATCTGAGGAGCGTTCgagaaaaatgtttgaaaatcgACACTGAAGACCAAGCAACTCTGTGGCATCTACGTTTTGGTCACTTACATCATGCTGGGTTAAAGAGATTAGCGGGAAGAAACATGGTACATGGATTGCCTAACATGgagtttgaaggaaaattttgtgaaaattgtgtttttggcaaGCAGATgagaactttttttcaaaagaaggCAGAATATCATGCTAAGCACATCCTTGGATTAATTCACACTGATATCTGTGGACCAATCACTCCAGAATCCTTTAGTGGCAAGAAGTATTTCATTTCCTTCATCGATGGTTTCTCAAGAAAGACTTGGGTCTACTTCCTGAGAGAAAAATCTGAAGCATTCGAAGCATTCAAAAGGTTCAAGGTAATGGTTGAAAAATCGACTGATCGACACATCAAAGCACTCCGTTCTGACAGAGGAGGAGAATATACTTCGACAGCTTTCATGAAGTATTGCGAGGAGCAGGGTATAAGGAGATTTCTAACTGCAGCATactcacctcaacaaaatggggttgcTGAAAGGAAAAATCGAACAGTCCTTGACATGGTTCGTTCAATGCTCAAAAGTAAGAACATGTCGAAggaattttgggcagaagctgtGCAATGTTCAATCTATGTTCAAAATAGATGTCCGCATTCAAAGTTGGGAGATCAAACACCGCAAGAAGCGTGGAGTGGACAGAAACCGACTGTATCTCATTTTAAAGTATTTGGTAGTGTTGCTTATGCACATGTACCAGATAAACGAAGAACGaagcttgaagacaagagtcagaaatatatattaattgggtATGATGAGAAAACAAAAGGATACAGGTTATTCGACCCCATAAACAAAAAGGTGGTAGTAAGTAGAGATGTTCGAGTGAATGAAGCAAGTAGGTGGGACTAGAACAATTCGACAGAAGACATAGTCGAAACTGAAGAACCCTCAGTCGGTATACCAACAACCCAAAATCAATTGCCAAGGTTTGAATACTCTGACAGTGAAGACGAATCCTcacagcccagaatgagaagcCTGCAAGAGTTGTATGATAATACAGAAGAAGTACATCTTGTGTGTCTACTGGCAGATTCTGAAAACATTAGTTTCGAAGAAGCATTGAGAGGTGAGAAGTGGAAGAATGCCATGGACGAAGAAATTAAAGCTATCGAACACAACAAAACTTGGGAACTAGCAGAGTTACCAAAAGGAAGTCGAACCATTAGTGTGAAGTGGGTGtttaagaaaaagatgaatgctCAAGGAAAAGTCGAAAGGTACAAGGCGCGACTTGTGGCAAAAGGATACAGgcagaaggaaggaattgactatGATGAAGTATTCGCACCAGTTGCAAGAACGGAGACAATTCGACTGCTAATTTCCCAAGCTGCTCAGTTCAAATGGCcaatatttcaaatggatgtcaagtcatcatttttgaatggtgtgctcgaagaagaagtctatgtcgAACAACCACCAGGATACATGAGAGACGAAAGCAAAGGAAAAGTGCTAAGACTCAAGAAAgcactttatggattaaagcaggcACCTCGGGCATGGAATACACGCATTGATACTTACTTCAAGGAAAATGGTTTCCAATAATGTCCCTATGAACATGCCCTGTATGTGAAGAAGAATAAAGGAGATATATTGTTCGTTGCTCTCTATGTCGACGACTTGATTTTCCTGGGCAACAGTGATAAAATGATCGAAGAATTCAAAGGTCGAATGACACGAGAATTTGAGATGACGGACTTAGGTCGGATGAGTTTATTTCTCGACAAGAAGAAACTGGAATTTTTGTATCACAAGAAAAATATGCAAAGGACATTCTGAAGAGGTTCAAAATGGAAGGTTGCAATCCAATCTCGACACCAATGGAGCCAGGAGTCAAGCTTTCAAAATTTGATGGGGGGGAACGTGTCGAAGCAAACAAATTTCGAAGCTTGGTCGGAAGTCTTCGATATCTCACATGCACTAGACCAGATCTTTCCCTAAATGTCGGAATCTTGAGTCGTTTTATGGAAGAACCAGTTCACACACACTGGAAAGCTTTGAAGAGAATTCTTCGTTATATCCAAGGAACTATGTCACTTGGAATGTTTTACTCAAAAGCAGAAGATTACAAGCTATCAGGTTACTCCTACAgcgattggtgtggagatatagACGATCGAAAAAGTACATCAGGATATGTATTCTTTATGGGAAACACTGCTTTCACATGGCTCTCAAGGAAGCAACCAATTGTAACACTGTCGACATGCGAAGCAGAATACGTGGCTGCATCATGGTGTGTATGCCATGCTATATGGCTTAGAAGATTGTTGTGCGAGTTAGAGCAGAAGCAGGAAAATGCAACCATAGTGCAAGTCGACAACAAATCAGCAATCGAACTGGCGAAGAATCCAGTGAATCATGAAAGAAGTAAACACATCGACGTACGTTTTCATTTCATTCGTGAACATGTGAAAAATGGAAGCGTCGAACTGAAGCATGTGGCAATCAAGGATCAAGCTgcagatattttcacaaaaccattGTCGAAGGAGATATTCGACAGAGGCAAGATAATGCTGGGATTAATTGACCGAAGGAGCATTTAATTTATGGGGGAGTTttgttggataaatttaaatgcaGTCTTGGAAAGCCAAA encodes:
- the LOC131634103 gene encoding secreted RxLR effector protein 161-like, with translation MEGCNPISTPMEPGVKLSKFDGGERVEANKFRSLVGSLRYLTCTRPDLSLNVGILSRFMEEPVHTHWKALKRILRYIQGTMSLGMFYSKAEDYKLSGYSYSDWCGDIDDRKSTSGYVFFMGNTAFTWLSRKQPIVTLSTCEAEYVAASWCVCHAIWLRRLLCELEQKQENATIVQVDNKSAIELAKNPVNHERSKHIDVRFHFIREHVKNGSVELKHVAIKDQAADIFTKPLSKEIFDRGKIMLGLIDRRSI